A genomic region of Phragmites australis chromosome 2, lpPhrAust1.1, whole genome shotgun sequence contains the following coding sequences:
- the LOC133899593 gene encoding protein ZINC INDUCED FACILITATOR-LIKE 1-like isoform X3: protein MPIQSLFPYLYFMIRDLKIAKQEQDIGFYAGFVGATYFLGRTISSVPWGMFADKYGRKPCIVISILSVIVFNTLFGLSTTYWMAIVTRGLLGLLCGILGPIKAYATEVCRKEHQALGISLVTSSRAIALVVGPAIGGFLAQPAQKYPYLFSEESIFGRFPYFLPCFVISVLAAGSCIACIWLPETLHFHHDDKVEAIDELEALVSDSNLEGGKAKESRGESTKNLLKNWQLISAVILYCIFCLHDTAYLETFSLWAVSSRKFRGLSLTTQDVGTVLAFSGFGVLVYQLAVYPFIAKYFGPIKPFRPAAILSILLLTTYPFMANLHGLELKILINTASLLKNVFSATITTACNILQNTAVTQEQRGVANGISVTLMSMFKAVAPAAAGILFSWAQKHISGLFLPGDQILFLVINMVSVIGLVLTFKPFFSLSDAMRRS from the exons AAATCGCAAAGCAAGAGCAAGACATCGGGTTCTATGCTGGTTTTGTTG GGGCAACTTATTTCCTTGGAAGAACCATCAGTTCTGTGCCATGGGGCATGTTTGCTGACAAGTATGGAAGGAAGCCCTGCATTGTGATCAGCATCCTCTCAGT GATTGTGTTTAACACACTCTTTGGCCTTAGCACAACCTACTGGATGGCAATTGTAACTAGGGGGTTACTTGGGTTGCTCTGTGGTATACTAGGACCAATCAAG GCCTATGCTACAGAAGTCTGCAGGAAAGAGCACCAAGCTTTAGGAATCTCTCTT GTTACATCATCAAGAGCGATAGCTCTTGTTGTTGGACCAGCTATTGGAGGCTTTCTGGCACAG CCTGCACAAAAGTACCCATATCTTTTCTCCGAGGAGTCCATATTTGGGAG GTTTCCATACTTCCTTCCTTGCTTCGTCATATCAGTACTAGCAGCAGGATCATGTATTGCATGCATTTGGCTTCCG GAAACGCTGCACTTTCACCATGATGATAAAGTAGAAGCTATTGATGAACTGGAGGCACTAGTTAGTGACTCGAACTTAGAAGGTGGAAAAGCTAAAGAATCTAGAGGCGAATCTACAAAGAACCTGCTAAAGAACTGGCAATTGATATCAGCAGTAATCCTATACTGTATCTTTTGTCTCCATGACACAGCTTATCTTGAG ACATTTTCACTCTGGGCAGTGAGCAGCAGAAAATTCCGGGGCCTGAGTTTGACCACCCAGGATGTGGGTACTGTGCTAGCCTTCTCAG GTTTTGGTGTCCTAGTATATCAACTTGCTGTTTATCCTTTCATTGCCAAGTATTTTGGACCAATCAAACCCTTCCGTCCTGCGGCG ATTTTGTCTATACTTCTCCTCACAACATATCCCTTCATGGCCAACCTACATGGTCTGGAGCTCAAAATACTTATCAACACAGCTTCGCTTTTGAAGAATGTGTTCTCT GCTACGATTACTACCGCCTGCAACATTCTGCAGAACACCGCAGTG ACTCAAGAACAAAGAGGTGTTGCAAATGGCATCTCTGTGACTCTGATGTCAATGTTCAAAGCTGTAGCTCCAGCTGCAGCAGGAATTTT GTTTTCGTGGGCTCAGAAGCACATAAGTGGGTTGTTCTTACCAG GTGATCAGATATTGTTCCTGGTGATAAACATGGTGTCAGTAATTGGGCTAGTTCTGACATTCAAGCCGTTTTTCTCCCTGTCAGATGCGATGAGGCGTTCTTAG